The Ostrinia nubilalis chromosome 19, ilOstNubi1.1, whole genome shotgun sequence DNA window CCTGGCAGCACGGACCCACGTTGTCCTAAACCTACTACGCCAGCACCACCTAACTGCTACCCTGGATCTACGGATCCTCGTTGCCCCAAATCAACTACGCCTGCTGCTCCTAAATGCTACCCTGGTAGCACAGACCCACGGTGTCCACGACCAACCTCGCCTAAACCAGTCTGCTATCCTGGCTCACCAGACCCTAGCTGCCCTCAACCACCTCGCCCAACAACGCTTACCCCTCCTACATATTTACCACCTTCCACTACGCCTGAAGCACCTAAATGCTACCCAGGCAGCACTGATGCACGATGCCCGAGACCAACTACACCAGCTCCGCCAAGATGTTACCCTGGAAGTACAGATCCTCGCTGCCCTCGACCAACAACACCTGAAGCTCCTAAATGCTACCCAGGTAGCAATGATGCTCGTTGTCCAAGACCAACAACACCTGCACCTCCAAACTGCTACCCTGGAAGCAATGATCCACGGTGTCCGAAACCAACTACGCCGTCAGCTCCTAACTGCTACCCTGGATCTACTGATCCTCGGTGCCCAAAACCAACTACGCCTGCACCGCCTAACTGTTACCCCGGTTCTTCAGATCCTCGTTGTCCAAAACCGACTACACCAGCACCACCGAATTGCTATCCTGGATCCACTGATCCTCGTTGCCCTAAACCAACTACTCCTGCACCGCCTAACTGTTACCCTGGCAGCACAGACCCACGCTGCCCTAAACCAACGACACCTGCGCCACCAAGATGCTTCCCAGGATCGAATGACCCACGGTGTCCTAAACCAACTACACCATCACAACCTAATTGCTATCCAGGTAGCACCGATCCTAGGTGTCCAAAGCCAACTACGCCTGCCCCACCAAATTGCTATCCTGGCAGCACTGATGCACGTTGTCCTAAACCAACAAGTCCTAAACCAGTCTGCTATCCAGGATCACCTGACCCAAGCTGTCCTCAACCACCAAGGCCAACTACCTTAACGCCTCCTACTTACTTGCCTCCATCCACAGCTACACCAAAATGCTACCCTGGTAGTACTGACCCTCGGTGTCCAAAGCCCACTACACCAGCCCCACCGAACTGCTATCCTGGAAGCAACGATCCTCGTTGCCCTAAGCCTACCACTCCTGGCCCGCCAAGGTGCTTCCCAGGCAGTACCGACCCTCGTTGCCAGAAACCTACCACACCAGCACCTCCAAACTGCTACCCTGGATCCACAGATCCTCGTTGCCCTAAACCAACCACTCCTGCACCACCAAACTGTTACCCAGGAAATACTGACCCAAGATGCCCTAAACCTACTACCCCAGCACCTCCTAACTGTTACCCCGGAAGCAATGATCCTCGTTGCCCTAAACCTACAACTCCAGCCCCACCTAGATGCTTCCCTGGCAGCACGGACCCACGTTGTCCTCAACCTACAACACCAGCTCCACCAAGGTGCTACCCTGGCAGCACTGATCCTCGTTGCCCTAAACCAACAACACCCGCTCCTCCTAACTGCTTCCCTGGCAACAACGACCCACGATGCCCTAAGCCAACGACACCGGCTCCACCAAATTGCTACCCTGGCAATAATGATCCTCGTTGTCCAAAACCTACTACTCCCGCACCGCCAAATTGTTACCCCGGAAACACAGACCAACGTTGCCCTAAACCCACTACACCTCAACCTTTGAAATGCTATCCAGGTAGCACAGACTCTAGATGTCCCCGGCCTACGACACCAGCGCCACCTAATTGTTTCCCTGGCAGCACTGATGCACGTTGTCCTAAACCAACAAGTCCTAAACCAGTCTGCTATCCAGGATCACCTGACCCAAGCTGTCCTCAACCACCAAGGCCAACTACCTTAACACCTCCTACTTACTTGCCTCCATCCACAGCTACACCAAAATGCTATCCAGGCAGCACTGACCCTCGCTGCCCCAAGCCTACTACTCCTGCACCTCCTAACTGTTACCCCGGAAGCAATGATCCTCGTTGCCCTAAACCTACAACTCCGGCCCCTCCCAGGTGCTTCCCAGGAAGTACTGACCCCCGTTGTCCCAAGCCTACTACACCAGCTCCACCAAACTGTTATCCTGGAAGCACTGATGCAAGGTGTCCCAAACCAACTACTCCTGCACCACCAAACTGCTACCCCGGTAGCAATGATCCTCGCTGCCCTAAGCCTACGACTCCAGCCCCTCCTCGTTGCTTCCCAGGCAGCACAGACCCTCGCTGCCCACAGCCAACGACCCCGGCCCCACCTAGGTGCTTCCCTGGCAGCACGGATCCTCGCTGCCCTCAACCTACTACACCAGCCCCGCCTAGATGCTACCCTGGCAGCACGGACCCCCGCTGTCCCAAGCCTACAACTCAAGCGCCTCCTAACTGTTACCCTGGTAGCAATGATCCACGATGCCCTAAGCCTACTACCCAGGCGCCTCCAAATTGCTACCCAGGCAACAATGATCCGCGTTGTCCTAGACCCACCACGCCAGCCCCACCTAAATGCTATCCCGGCTCGACAGATTCTCGCTGTCCTAAAACAACAACCCCCAAACCGGTTTGTTACCCAGGTTCGCCCGACCCTAGTTGCCCTCAACCACCAAGGCCAACTACCTTAACACCTCCTACTTACTTGCCTCCATCCACAGCTACACCAAAATGCTACCCTGGTAGTACTGATCCTCGTTGTCCAAAACCAACGACACCGTCCCAGCCAAACTGCTATCCTGGAAGCTCAGACCCTCGATGCCCCAAACCAACCACTCCGGCTCCACCTAGATGCTTCCCTGGCAGCACAGATCCTCGTTGCCCTCAGCCTACGACACCAGCTCCACCTAGGTGCTTCCCTGGATCTACTGACCCTCGCTGTCCCAAACCAACTACTCCTGCGCCTCCTAACTGCTTCCCTGGTAGTACGGACCCACGTTGCCCCAAACCTACAACGCCCGCGCCTCCTAACTGTTTCCCAGGAAATAATGACCCTCGTTGCCCCAAGCCCACAACTCCCGCGCCTCCTAACTGTTATCCAGGAAACAATGATCCTAGATGTCCCAAACCAACAACCCCCGCACCACCAAGATGTTATCCTGGCAGCAAAGATTCCCGCTGCCCAAAACCAACTACTCCAGCTCCACCGAACTGCTATCCTGGAAACACTGACCCCAGATGCCCAAAACCGACAACGCCTGCCCCACCCAATTGTTTCCCAGGAAATAACGACCCACGTTGCCCAAGGCCTACGACACCTGCGCCCCCGAATTGTTTCCCTGGAAGCACAGACCCTCGCTGCCCTAAGCCTACAACTCCTGCTCCACCAAGGTGCTACCCAGGCAGCACGGACCCACGTTGTCCGAAACCTACAACTCCTCAGCCGACAAAACCAGTCTGCTACCCAGGCTCACCTGATCCCAGCTGTCCCCAACCACCAAGACCCACAACTTTGACTCCTCCCACATACCTACCACCTTCGACAGCTTCACCTAAGTGCTTCCCAGGTAGCACAGACCCTCGCTGTCCAAAGCCTACGACACCAGCACCACCAAATTGCTACCCTGGCAACACAGATCCTCGATGCCCAAAACCAACTACTCCAGCTCCGCCTAGATGCTTCCCTGGCAGCACAGATCCTCGCTGCCCTCAGCCTACCACTCCTGCTCCACCCAGGTGCTTCCCTGGATCTACTGACCCTCGTTGTCCCAAACCAACTACTCCTGCGCCTCCTAACTGTTACCCAGGCAACACCGATCCCCGTTGTCCTAAACCCACTACTCCATCTGCACCAAACTGTTACCCAGGCAACACTGATCCGCGGTGCCCCAAGCCTACTACTCCTGCGCCTCCTAACTGCTTCCCTGGTAACAACGACCCTAGATGTCCAAAGCCTACCACACCGGCTGCTCCTAATTGTTACCCAGGCAACACCGATCCTCGTTGCCCCAAACCAACAACCCCCGCACCACCAAGATGCTATCCTGGCAGCACAGATTCACGATGCCCCAAGCCTACTACCCCGGCTCCACCTAAATGCTTCCCTGGGTCAACAGATCCACGTTGTCCTAAACCAACTACTCCTAAACCCGTCTGCTATCCAGGCTCACCTGACCCTAACTGTCCTCAACCACCAAGGCCTACCACATTGACACCTCCAACATATTTGCCACCGTCTACGGCTACACCAAAATGCTTCCCTGGTAGTACGGACCCACGTTGCCCCAAGCCTACAACGCCCGCGCCTCCTAACTGTTTCCCAGGAAATAATGACCCTCGTTGCCCCAAGCCTACAACTCCAGCTCCCCCTAACTGTTATCCAGGAAACAATGATCCTAGATGTCCAAAACCAACGACACCAGCTCCACCCAGATGCTACCCAGGTTCTACTGATCCTCGCTGCCCTAAACCAACAACCCCTGCACCTCCTAACTGCTTCCCCGGTAATAATGACCCTCGTTGCCCCAAGCCTATAACACCCGCGCCTCCTAACTGTTATCCAGGAAGCAATGATCCTCGTTGTCCAAAACCAACGACACCAGCTCCACCCAGATGCTACCCAGGTTCTACTGATCCTCGCTGCCCTAAACCAACAACCCCTGCACCTCCTAACTGCTTCCCCGGTAATAATGACCCTCGTTGCCCCAAGCCTACAACGCCCGCGCCTCCTAACTGTTATCCAGGAAGCAATGATCCTCGTTGTCCAAAACCAACGACACCAGCTCCACCCAGATGCTACCCAGGATCTACTGATCCTCGTTGCCCCAAACCAACAACCCCTGCACCTCCTAACTGCTTCCCCGGTAATAATGACCCCAGATGCCCCAAACCAACGACTCCAGCACCACCAAGGTGTTATCCAGGATCAAGTGACCCACGCTGTCCGAAACCTACAACTCCTCAGCCGACAAAACCAGTCTGCTACCCAGGTTCACCTGACCCCAACTGCCCACAACCTTCAAGACCAACTACATTGACACCTCCCACTTACTTACCACCTGCGTCTCCTGAGCCTAAATGCTACCCTGGCAGCAATGATCCTCGTTGCCCCAAACCCACTACACAAGCTCCTCCTAGATGCTACCCTGGATCTACAGATCCTCGTTGCCCGAAAGTAACTACACAAGCACCACCTAACTGCTACCCAGGAAGCACTGATCCTCGTTGTCCTAAACCAACAACGCAAGCCCCACCTAGATGCTACCCTGGCTCAGACGATCCTCGTTGTCCAAAACCGACAACCCAGGCTCCACCTAACTGCTACCCCGGTAGCAATGACCCACGGTGCCCCCGGCCAACCACCCAGGCACCACCTAACTGCTACCCAGGAAGCACAGATCCTCGTTGCCCGAAACCAACTACACAAGCGCCACCTAACTGCTACCCCGGCAGCAACGACCCTCGATGCCCCAGGCCTACCACTCAGGCCCCGCCTAACTGCTACCCTGGCAGCAATGACCCTCGATGCCCCAGGCCTACCACTCAAGCCCCGCCTAGATGCTACCCAGGAAGCACAGATCCTCGTTGTCCTAAACCAACAACGCAAGCCCCACCTAGATGCTACCCTGGTTCAGACGATCCTCGCTGTCCAAAACCGACAACCCAGGCTCCACCTAACTGCTACCCCGGAAGCAATGACCCACGGTGCCCCCGGCCAACCACCCAGGCACCACCTAACTGCTACCCAGGAAGCACAGACCCTCGTTGTCCAAAACCGACAACCCAGGCTCCACCTAACTGCTACCCAGGTAGCAATGACCCACGGTGCCCCCGGCCAACCACCCAGGCACCACCTAACTGCTACCCAGGAAGCACAGATCCTCGTTGCCCGAAACCAACTACACAAGCGCCACCTAACTGCTACCCCGGTAGCAATGACCCTCGCTGTCCCAAGCCCACTACCCAGGCCCCGCCTAGATGCTATCCAGGCTCAACTG harbors:
- the LOC135081128 gene encoding mucin-2-like encodes the protein MRIAALIALVQLSLATAVSDDINTLTAAELNLQLSGENALSPFFSYESDEEAGVTFVRGARAASALAPEIEVQCSGDFIDVTVEFQDIYDGIIYSKGFLSDPKCKYVSLGGSQSRYSFRVPLNGCGSRPLCNACGTIDNVLVFQADDFVQGPLDFARKVSCARTSLEVSTGVGRREESHTLKLKPFMVDMLEVVAVEGPAGGVECWMDIQKGVFPNTSPLTGSIKIGEFLTILVYLKDSRKQFNLKIHDCWAYDSENYDSPSTNKIQLTDKEGCPQKKKLIDFWQKSTNTGKSGATLIAYSKVSAFRFPETDQVYLTCNVELCTNNCEANCGTTQEITTTFRPRCYPGSTDPSCGGVTAPPQIKCYPGSTDPRCPSVTAPPTAPNCYPGSTDPRCPRPTTPSAPNCYPGNTDPRCPRPTTPSAPNCYPGSNDPRCPRPTTSAPSCYPGSTDPRCPQPTTQAQPNCYPGSTDPRCPKPTTPAPPRCFPGSNDPRCPSPTTSGPSCYPGSTDPRCPRPTTPKPVCYPGSPDPSCPQPTRQTTLTPPTYLPPSTAAPSCYPGSTDPRCPKPTTPAAANCYPGSTDPRCPKPTTPAPPNCYPGSTDPRCPKPTTPSAPNCYPGSTDPRCPKPTTPSAPNCYPGSTDPRCPKPTTPAPPNCYPGSTDPRCPKPTTPAPPNCYPGSSDPRCPKPTTPSAPNCYPGSTDPRCPKPTTPAPPNCYPGSTDPRCPKPTTPAPPNCYPGSSDPRCPKPTTPSAPNCYPGSTDPRCPKPTTPAPPNCYPGSTDPRCPKPTTPSAPNCYPGSTDPRCPKPTTPAPPNCYPGSSDPRCPKPTTPSAPNCYPGSTDPRCPKPTTPSAPNCYPGSTDPRCPKPTTPAPPNCYPGSTDPRCPKSTTPAAPKCYPGSTDPRCPRPTSPKPVCYPGSPDPSCPQPPRPTTLTPPTYLPPSTTPEAPKCYPGSTDARCPRPTTPAPPRCYPGSTDPRCPRPTTPEAPKCYPGSNDARCPRPTTPAPPNCYPGSNDPRCPKPTTPSAPNCYPGSTDPRCPKPTTPAPPNCYPGSSDPRCPKPTTPAPPNCYPGSTDPRCPKPTTPAPPNCYPGSTDPRCPKPTTPAPPRCFPGSNDPRCPKPTTPSQPNCYPGSTDPRCPKPTTPAPPNCYPGSTDARCPKPTSPKPVCYPGSPDPSCPQPPRPTTLTPPTYLPPSTATPKCYPGSTDPRCPKPTTPAPPNCYPGSNDPRCPKPTTPGPPRCFPGSTDPRCQKPTTPAPPNCYPGSTDPRCPKPTTPAPPNCYPGNTDPRCPKPTTPAPPNCYPGSNDPRCPKPTTPAPPRCFPGSTDPRCPQPTTPAPPRCYPGSTDPRCPKPTTPAPPNCFPGNNDPRCPKPTTPAPPNCYPGNNDPRCPKPTTPAPPNCYPGNTDQRCPKPTTPQPLKCYPGSTDSRCPRPTTPAPPNCFPGSTDARCPKPTSPKPVCYPGSPDPSCPQPPRPTTLTPPTYLPPSTATPKCYPGSTDPRCPKPTTPAPPNCYPGSNDPRCPKPTTPAPPRCFPGSTDPRCPKPTTPAPPNCYPGSTDARCPKPTTPAPPNCYPGSNDPRCPKPTTPAPPRCFPGSTDPRCPQPTTPAPPRCFPGSTDPRCPQPTTPAPPRCYPGSTDPRCPKPTTQAPPNCYPGSNDPRCPKPTTQAPPNCYPGNNDPRCPRPTTPAPPKCYPGSTDSRCPKTTTPKPVCYPGSPDPSCPQPPRPTTLTPPTYLPPSTATPKCYPGSTDPRCPKPTTPSQPNCYPGSSDPRCPKPTTPAPPRCFPGSTDPRCPQPTTPAPPRCFPGSTDPRCPKPTTPAPPNCFPGSTDPRCPKPTTPAPPNCFPGNNDPRCPKPTTPAPPNCYPGNNDPRCPKPTTPAPPRCYPGSKDSRCPKPTTPAPPNCYPGNTDPRCPKPTTPAPPNCFPGNNDPRCPRPTTPAPPNCFPGSTDPRCPKPTTPAPPRCYPGSTDPRCPKPTTPQPTKPVCYPGSPDPSCPQPPRPTTLTPPTYLPPSTASPKCFPGSTDPRCPKPTTPAPPNCYPGNTDPRCPKPTTPAPPRCFPGSTDPRCPQPTTPAPPRCFPGSTDPRCPKPTTPAPPNCYPGNTDPRCPKPTTPSAPNCYPGNTDPRCPKPTTPAPPNCFPGNNDPRCPKPTTPAAPNCYPGNTDPRCPKPTTPAPPRCYPGSTDSRCPKPTTPAPPKCFPGSTDPRCPKPTTPKPVCYPGSPDPNCPQPPRPTTLTPPTYLPPSTATPKCFPGSTDPRCPKPTTPAPPNCFPGNNDPRCPKPTTPAPPNCYPGNNDPRCPKPTTPAPPRCYPGSTDPRCPKPTTPAPPNCFPGNNDPRCPKPITPAPPNCYPGSNDPRCPKPTTPAPPRCYPGSTDPRCPKPTTPAPPNCFPGNNDPRCPKPTTPAPPNCYPGSNDPRCPKPTTPAPPRCYPGSTDPRCPKPTTPAPPNCFPGNNDPRCPKPTTPAPPRCYPGSSDPRCPKPTTPQPTKPVCYPGSPDPNCPQPSRPTTLTPPTYLPPASPEPKCYPGSNDPRCPKPTTQAPPRCYPGSTDPRCPKVTTQAPPNCYPGSTDPRCPKPTTQAPPRCYPGSDDPRCPKPTTQAPPNCYPGSNDPRCPRPTTQAPPNCYPGSTDPRCPKPTTQAPPNCYPGSNDPRCPRPTTQAPPNCYPGSNDPRCPRPTTQAPPRCYPGSTDPRCPKPTTQAPPRCYPGSDDPRCPKPTTQAPPNCYPGSNDPRCPRPTTQAPPNCYPGSTDPRCPKPTTQAPPNCYPGSNDPRCPRPTTQAPPNCYPGSTDPRCPKPTTQAPPNCYPGSNDPRCPKPTTQAPPRCYPGSTDPRCPKPTTPQPTKPVCYPGSPNPNCPQPSRPTTLTPPTYLPPASPEPKCYPGSTDPRCPKPTTQAPPRCYPGSNDPRCPKPTTQASPNCYPGSNDPRCPRPTTQAPPNCYPGSNDPRCPRPTTQAPPNCYPGSNDPRCPRPTTQAPPNCYPGSNDPRCPRPTTQAPPNCYPGSNDPRCPRPTTQAPPNCYPGSNDPRCPRPTTQAPPNCYPGSNDPRCPRPTTQAPPNCYPGSNDPRCPRPTTQAPPRCYPGSTDPRCPKPTTPSSCYPGSKDPKCPQPYAPSSTNPPSTYLPPFPVDNEIRSSRTGRLASNDVDFYEDGAQTDADNFEFARTKPRSRKARDVSHLSNDIAQPASGSSVVYLTVGSAVFMMLAVSLAIYAFNKRRHMSVKPAVNAQTLC